TAACAATTAAGAAATCGTCCACCAGCTTGCCGTCGTTCATTAAAGCTTGTGCACGAACACCCGCATGGGTAGGAATGAGGTCGTCTGCTTGCACTTCCGGAATTAGCCTTTGTAAGCTACGGACAAAGGCAGCTTTATAAAAGGAGCGAATCATTTCCTGGATACCTTCATCTGCATGTTTGGCTGCCAGCTTCCAGAAACCAGGATAAGTCATGACCTCAGCAAAATCCCCAAGGTCAAAGTCTGTCTTTTTGTAGCCCTCACGCTTGAAGCTGAGAACTGCATTCGGTCCAGCGTGAACACTTCCATCAATCATGCGAGTGAAGTGAACACCTAGGAAGGGAAAATCTGGATTAGGAACCGGATAAATCAGGGTCTTGACGAGGTAGCGTTTCTCTGGTTTGAGTTCGTAGTATTCTCCCCGAAAGGGGACGATCTTAGCTTGAGGGTTAACTTGTCCCAATTTGGCAATGCGATCACTATGCAGTCCAGCACAATTAATTACAGTGCGAGTTTCAAATGTATCTTTATTTGTTTCAAGCACTTGACCTTTACTTGTGTTGGAGATTTTTTCAACTTTGGTGTTGAGACGAAGTTCTCCTCCTTGAATTTCGATCAAGTCAGCATATTTTTGGCAAACCTGCTTATAGTCAACAATTCCAGTTGTGGGTACCCTAATTCCTGCCAGACAGCGCACATGAGGTTCAATCTCTTGAACTTCTTTTGCACTAATTTTGGTAACACTTAGACTATTTTCCAGACCACGCTTATAGAGATTTTCTAGCAGCGGCAGTTCCTTTTCCTCAGTGGCAACAATTACTTTGCCACACATTTCATGGGCAATGCCATGCGCTTGGCAGAACTCCACCATTGAGCGACTGCCCTCACGGCAAAACTTGGCCTTGAAGCTTCCAGGTTTGTAGTAAATGCCAGAGTGAATGACGCCGCTATTATTACCAGTCTGATGATACGCCCAAGTGCTTTCTTTCTCCAACACAACAATGCGTGCATTAGGATAGCGTTTCCCCAACGCCATGGCGCTAGCCAAACCCACAATCCCGCCGCCGATCAGCGCAAAGTCATACATGAATATTATCTCCTACCACACCTTCCAAGGGGCATTACCACTCTTCCAGAAGTTTTCCAGGTAAGTTTTATCTCGTAAAGTATCCATGGGCTGCCAAAAACCATCATGTTTGTAAGCAGATAGCTGTTCCATATGAGCTAATTTTTCTAATGGCTCCTGTTCCCAAACTGTGGAGTCATCTGCAATGTAGTCAATGACTTGAGGTTCTAGAACAAAATAGCCGCCGTTAATCCAAGCACCATCTCCTTCAGGTTTTTCTTGAAAGGTGGTGATTTTCGTTTGCTCCTGTCCTAGGCAGATTGCTCCAAAACGTCCTGGTGGTTGGGTTGCGGTTAATGTTGCTAGAGTTTTTTGTTCTTTGTGGAAGTCAACCAGCTGTTTTATATTGATATTGCTGACCCCATCACCATAGGTGAAACAGAAGGTTTCATTGCCAATATGCTCCTTCACTCGCTTCAGCCGTCCACCAGTCATCGTCAATTCACCAGTATCTACTAGTGTGACTCGCCATGGTTCAGCGTAACCACAGTGAACATTCATTTGATTAAACCGCATGTCAAACGTGACATCGGACATGTGTAAGAAGTAGTTAGCGAAATACTCCTTGATTACGTAACCTTTGTAACCACAGCAAATAATGAAGTCATTAATACCATAGGCAGAGTAGATCTTCATGATGTGCCAAAGAATAGGTCTACCGCCAATTTCAACCATGGGTTTTGGCTTGAGCGCAGTTTCTTCACTAATACGAGTGCCAAGTCCTCCAGCAAGCAGTACTACTTTCATGAGTTTATCTCCTAATCCTTAAAGAACCTATTTTGTCTTCTTAACGTAAGCTAATTAGCGCTGCCATTTAGATAAGCAGAAAGGTATTACGATAGTGCAGCTTCTGCTAACTAAGTGTATTCAGCTTTTATAACTACTGAAGGCTAAGTGAAATTTATTATCTAAATATTTTCCAGCCTACCTAAACTAATTTCACTCCACAGTATTATTATTCTCAAAAATATTTTCCAGCCTACCTAAACTAATTTCACTCCACAGTATTATTATTCTCAAAAATATTTTCCAGCCTACCTAAACTCTAGTTTGCTAGAGACAATATCAGGCTACAAAACTCCTGAACTTATACATATAGACAAGTTTTGATCTTCACTTTAAATATTTATATTGTGAGGACAAGAAAATTTTCCATCAGTAAACCGACAAAAACCAAAATTGGAGTTTGGTTACCTACGCACCAGCTTTAAATGGCATGTGCTTTACCCATTTTAAGTAAGCATTTACTAATCATTTTTCTATTTAGGCAGCCATTATCAGAACTCACACGAATACTGAATTTGAAAACCGTAATCTTACTGGAATTATGCTCAGCTACTGAATCTGAAAACCGTAATTTCACAGTTGAGTCATTTCCTGAGTAAGTTCTATCGTTTTTGCAAGTAATGCTCAAACTCCTTCTGAATCTTGCTTTTATATCGTTTGTCACCCCGTCAGCTTTAGTTTAGAGCTTAAAGTTTGAAAACTCTTTGACGCCTTAGCGCTGCACACAAGTCATCTTTAATCTGAGCTATTTAGTTTAATTTGATACATTTTCCACACATCAATTTTTGGACAGGTATAAAAATAACACTTTATTTGTGGAGGAATTAAACATGAAAATTGAGAGCTGTAATAAGGCTGCGACTAAGAAATTTAGAGCATTTTTGTTAATTAGTGTTACTGCGACTTTTTTGTTTGTCAGTAATCTAGTTAGTGCTATTTCTACGGAAGAAGGGTTTGAAAGTGGTAGTATAGCTGGTTACAAAAAAGAAACTCAAGGAAGTGGAAGTTTCCAAATAATATCTGGTGATGCAAGAGAAGGTGATAAATTTTTACGCATTACCAAAGATAAAGGAGGAAGAAGACATGAACTTCGGCTAGCAGAGTATTCTAAACCAACAGATCTTTGGTACGGCTTTAGTATGCGGTTGCAATCCGACATGCAAGATACCGACGAGTATTTCATACTTCCTCAGTGGCATCACTTCCCCGATAGGGGTGAAGAATGGCACAGACCAGATGCCTTCATTCGCTTAAATTCGGATTACAAGATCGCATTTAGCAATCGTTGGGATAGCCGCAGGATTACACCTAGAA
This window of the Chroococcidiopsis sp. CCMEE 29 genome carries:
- a CDS encoding heparin lyase I family protein, coding for MKIESCNKAATKKFRAFLLISVTATFLFVSNLVSAISTEEGFESGSIAGYKKETQGSGSFQIISGDAREGDKFLRITKDKGGRRHELRLAEYSKPTDLWYGFSMRLQSDMQDTDEYFILPQWHHFPDRGEEWHRPDAFIRLNSDYKIAFSNRWDSRRITPRNDGAGEEGRRSNIRLLTLNRGQWYDFVVRYKFSYKDDGLIEIYGAPAGNRLQILQRLTGPNCFNDARGQFRVGLYGTENDFTAYVDYDAVRIGTSLDEVKPR
- the rfbF gene encoding glucose-1-phosphate cytidylyltransferase; the encoded protein is MKVVLLAGGLGTRISEETALKPKPMVEIGGRPILWHIMKIYSAYGINDFIICCGYKGYVIKEYFANYFLHMSDVTFDMRFNQMNVHCGYAEPWRVTLVDTGELTMTGGRLKRVKEHIGNETFCFTYGDGVSNINIKQLVDFHKEQKTLATLTATQPPGRFGAICLGQEQTKITTFQEKPEGDGAWINGGYFVLEPQVIDYIADDSTVWEQEPLEKLAHMEQLSAYKHDGFWQPMDTLRDKTYLENFWKSGNAPWKVW
- the lhgO gene encoding L-2-hydroxyglutarate oxidase gives rise to the protein MYDFALIGGGIVGLASAMALGKRYPNARIVVLEKESTWAYHQTGNNSGVIHSGIYYKPGSFKAKFCREGSRSMVEFCQAHGIAHEMCGKVIVATEEKELPLLENLYKRGLENSLSVTKISAKEVQEIEPHVRCLAGIRVPTTGIVDYKQVCQKYADLIEIQGGELRLNTKVEKISNTSKGQVLETNKDTFETRTVINCAGLHSDRIAKLGQVNPQAKIVPFRGEYYELKPEKRYLVKTLIYPVPNPDFPFLGVHFTRMIDGSVHAGPNAVLSFKREGYKKTDFDLGDFAEVMTYPGFWKLAAKHADEGIQEMIRSFYKAAFVRSLQRLIPEVQADDLIPTHAGVRAQALMNDGKLVDDFLIVKGQNSVHVCNAPSPAATSSIEIGKAIVEQIPEQPHLQVALNV